The DNA segment TCGGTGGGGTTTGCGGATTATTATCCTGTTACATGACCCTGAAAGGCTGGGCTCTAATGGGGGACGCGGTATCACACGCTGTCCTTCCAGGAGTTGTGGTTGCCTATGCTCTTGGTCTGCCATTTTCTCTCGGTGCATTTGTATTTGGGGTGGGGTCGGCCGCTGTCATTGGGTTTGTAAAACAAAAGTCGCGGGTAAAAGAAGACACCGTAATTGGTTTGGTTTTCACCGGCTTCTTTGCTCTCGGCTTGGTGCTTATGTCAAAGACTCGAAGTAACATCGACCTCACTCACATCTTATTTGGCAATGTCCTTGGGATTACTTCTGCAGACATTTTTCAGACATCGCTGATTTCTTTACTAGTGCTGTTGCTGTTGCTTATATTTCGCAGTGATCTGATGCTCTTTTGCTTCGATCCTACTCATGCGCGCTCCATTGGCATCAATACTGGAATTCTGCATTACATGCTTCTTGGCTTGTTGTCTCTTGCTGCTGTAGCGGGGTTGCAAACAGTTGGAATCATTCTTGTTGTGGCAATGCTCGTGACTCCAGGGGCTACGGCCTACCTATTAACTGATCGCTTTGATCAAATGACACTGCTAGCTCTGTCTAGCAGCGTGTTGTCTAGCTCAATGGGCATATTCATCAGTTACTGGACCGATAGCTCTACAGCTGGTTGCATTGTACTAGTTCAAACCACTCAATTTCTCCTTTCGTTCTTATTTGCTCCCCGTCATGGCCTCCTGCGCCATCGCAGAGCTATCAACCCTTTAAGCAATCAAGACAAGAGTGAAGCTGGTTGATGTAGTTGTCTTTACTTGCCCTCTGTCTATTGTAACGTAAATTCGCGCTAGGAATTAGGTACAAACTCCGAGTTTGTGTCATGCAATCCTAACCTCTCTCCTATCATGATTGTCCTTATACACATTATCAAACCGTGAGATTATTGAACACCCGTCTAACAAAATGAAAAAAGTAAGAATAGACGGGTTTTTGCTGAAAGATTTCTAGTCTACGCTTCGTAATAGTTGTTTTTTTCGTCCATCCGATGTGCTTCCTTGTTAAGGATCCGTTTAACCAATGATGACCACCGACAGGGAGCTGCTCACAGAGGTAGCACTAGAGCTTTGGAAAACCACGAAAAAACTTCGACCTACCTTACCTAAAGCCCCAAGAGCACAACTTGTTCTTAAGGCTCTATTAACCATCGGAGATATCAGCGATCAGCTTCAGGCTGCAATGATCCTGGGTGTGATCGAAGCTCAAGAACCAGATGACAAGACTGTAGACAACAAAGTTGGTGAAGAAAAGTTCACAGAAGATAATATCGTCACCGTCGAAGAATCACGGTCGACACCTCGTGTTGTCCGAAAAAGAACTAGTGCTAGTTAGCTAGCATCTCAATTCTGGTTTCTGCTCAACAGCTTAGACCTGACTAACAAGCATTTGCCACTGATTAATAGTAATATTTTTGGAGCATCAAAATCGCCAAGCCGACATTTGAAGTCGAATTAGCCATAGCTTGTCTTATCTAGATTGCAATTGCTTCTAAGCTCTACCTGTATATTATCCAAGTGAGACGTTCATCTGGTTTCTTTTTTGGTCGTGATGATAGCAACCAAAAATTTGGAAACAATTTCTGTAACGATTAAAAATGATAGATAAGTTTGTCATATCTTAACGCCCACAAGTTCGTCGTGAAGATGTTGCCGTAGAAGACTTGTTTAGATAGGTATTGCTTGTGAAAAGCCAATAGATTCCTCCAAGGATGTGAGAGAAATATTTCATGAAAGGAGCTTAGTTTCACTAAAGTAAGCATCTTAAAAAGATGTCATTTACAATAATGCATGACTCTGGAAAGGATAAAACTCACTGCGGTTTAAGTACGATAGCGTCAATATAGTAGATTACTTAAGCCGTACCAACGCTATTGCGATAAAATCAAGCAGTACGTTAATAATTTAGTCACGCCTTTTAAGATCAAAGAGCCTGATTTGGCTTGTTGAAAATCAACACCTCAGGTTCGTAGACGAAAATCCCTACGATTGAATGGCTGTCGATATTGGTTATCAGACAGTTGATTATAGAGCTGATTCTGCTTGATATACTTGATGACGGTCACGTCGCCCAAAAGTTCAGATTTGAGGATCAGTTAAATTATAGTTGTATCGATCTAAAGAACTAACTCAGTAGCATTTTTAGGTAGTTATTAATTCTAGAAGAGGTTTTTTAACTGCCTATTATTTAGCATTGTCAGAGATTTACAGCTGGACTATAAATGCACATTGTATTAAATATTTAGATTTAATAAGTAACCTATCCAATTTATCAAACTATTATTACTAATAGTGTTCAGTACTAAAATTATGGCGAATTCATGTATTCATAATCCAAAATCTAGATAATAAAGCATAGACTAACCGCTAAGTCTAAATCTATTACGATCAATTTCGAGCCGCTTTTTAATGCCATTTCAATTATTCAATAAACGACTGATCACTATATTGAGGCCTGGCGCAATTGGCCGTGCTTGAGCTAAAGTTTCACTCCAAATCTTGCCTTTATGTAGTTCATTCAATGATGTTAGTTTGAGGTCTTGACCTTCAAGCAGCTTCAACCGTTGTACTGGCACCGTGAGCGGTCCTCGAAACACGTGCACGACGCTTTGTCCACTACTGTTACTAAACCAGTATTCCAAAGGAGCAGTAGGGCTCCAATTGATTTCTTCGATCAATTCGCGATGTATAGCTTGAGATGGTTTCTCTCCAGGATTGATATGCCCTCCGAATAAACCCCAGTGACCTGGATAAAGGACAGATTCAAAATCGTCCCTGAGTTGAAGTAACCATCCATTGTCCCGCTCAAGCACGGCAAGGGCGATTTCGCTATTCATTCAAACCTTTAATTGACTTGTCCAAAGAGCTAACCCGCCGCCTCTGCCACGAGCAATCAACCAGCCGTGCACGGGATCCAGGCTAATTAAAGCAAAAAATGGCTGTCGTTGAAAGGCGGGTGATTTAATGGCTTGCTTGAGTAGCGTTTGGTTGCCAAGCTTCAACTCTATCACTACGAACTTGAAACACAGCAAAGGGCGCTTTCCTTTGAGATGTGCCAATCCTTGAAAACTCAGTTGAAGACTGCCTAAGCTAACTTGATTTACAATTTTAAAGCGGTCATTCCGAATCGATTTGGTGAGGATAAGGCAAGCGTTCAAAGCACATAGAAGAAAATCGATTGCTTGAGCTGATGGATGACCGCAACGCTTCCAAGTAGAGCGCAATCGCCAACAACCACTGAGCTGGTCTGCTTGAACGCCACTGCCGAAGCGTCGGGCCTCTTGTTCAAGTCTCAACAAAGTTGCTCTACTGGGAAGTGGTGCCATTGAAATGATGGAATTAGGTAATGCAACCACTTCCTCGAAGCCAGGCTATACAACTAAAACTAGACCGGAGTGACATCCTAACGATCTGTATTTCACGTAGTTTTAGGATTGAGGTAGGTTGCAGCCCTAATACTTAGGCGGTCACATGACAGCCAAACAAATGCTGAGCTAACCGCTTTAGCCTGGCTGTTGTTTGCTTAGGTTATCAA comes from the Synechococcus sp. M16CYN genome and includes:
- a CDS encoding TIGR03894 family protein — protein: MTTDRELLTEVALELWKTTKKLRPTLPKAPRAQLVLKALLTIGDISDQLQAAMILGVIEAQEPDDKTVDNKVGEEKFTEDNIVTVEESRSTPRVVRKRTSAS
- a CDS encoding metal ABC transporter permease, which encodes MDFLLEPLRHSFMVRALMVSALVGGVCGLLSCYMTLKGWALMGDAVSHAVLPGVVVAYALGLPFSLGAFVFGVGSAAVIGFVKQKSRVKEDTVIGLVFTGFFALGLVLMSKTRSNIDLTHILFGNVLGITSADIFQTSLISLLVLLLLLIFRSDLMLFCFDPTHARSIGINTGILHYMLLGLLSLAAVAGLQTVGIILVVAMLVTPGATAYLLTDRFDQMTLLALSSSVLSSSMGIFISYWTDSSTAGCIVLVQTTQFLLSFLFAPRHGLLRHRRAINPLSNQDKSEAG
- a CDS encoding NUDIX hydrolase; its protein translation is MNSEIALAVLERDNGWLLQLRDDFESVLYPGHWGLFGGHINPGEKPSQAIHRELIEEINWSPTAPLEYWFSNSSGQSVVHVFRGPLTVPVQRLKLLEGQDLKLTSLNELHKGKIWSETLAQARPIAPGLNIVISRLLNN